From one Pirellulales bacterium genomic stretch:
- the rpsB gene encoding 30S ribosomal protein S2, which translates to MATVTAKELIEAGVHFGHRASRWNPKMRPYIHGRRNAIHIIDVRETLRGLLRAKKYLKQVAANGSLILFVGTKRQATEPVGREGARSGMPFVADRWLGGTLTNFRTIRNRLTRLEELEKLMGSAEFDAYSKKMQSALKREHRKMFRNLNGIRTLNRKPECLVIIDPKKEHNAVREANKLGITTVALIDTDCDPDKVDLPIPGNDDSIRSIELVMQQLADAVLEGKNNAATLRQEKTEGMMAAVSVGGGEE; encoded by the coding sequence TTGGCTACTGTCACTGCGAAAGAACTTATCGAAGCGGGCGTTCATTTTGGCCATCGCGCCAGCCGCTGGAATCCCAAAATGCGGCCGTACATTCATGGCCGTCGCAACGCGATTCATATCATTGATGTCCGCGAAACGCTACGCGGATTGCTGCGCGCGAAAAAGTATCTCAAACAGGTCGCCGCGAATGGCAGCCTCATTCTCTTCGTCGGCACCAAACGACAAGCCACGGAGCCGGTTGGCCGCGAGGGTGCTCGATCTGGAATGCCGTTCGTCGCCGATCGCTGGCTCGGCGGCACGCTCACCAACTTCCGCACGATTCGCAATCGCCTGACGCGCCTGGAAGAATTGGAAAAACTGATGGGGTCGGCAGAGTTCGATGCATATAGCAAGAAAATGCAATCGGCGCTCAAGCGCGAACATCGCAAGATGTTTCGCAATTTGAACGGTATTCGCACCCTGAATCGCAAGCCGGAATGTCTTGTCATCATCGATCCGAAAAAGGAGCACAATGCGGTTCGGGAAGCCAACAAGCTTGGCATTACGACCGTGGCCTTGATCGACACCGATTGCGATCCGGACAAAGTCGACCTGCCGATTCCCGGCAACGACGATAGCATTCGGTCGATCGAACTCGTCATGCAACAGCTTGCCGATGCCGTGCTGGAAGGCAAGAACAATGCCGCCACCTTGCGGCAGGAAAAGACCGAAGGCATGATGGCCGCCGTCAGCGTCGGCGGCGGAGAAGAATAG
- the tsf gene encoding translation elongation factor Ts, producing MPEITAAAVKSLREKTDLPMMDCKQALAACNGDEQAAIEYLRKQGKKFMGGRSERETSAGRIALYADMSKGVGAMIELRCESAPVANNEEFVALSSNLARQLAIGPGAKTPDELWKQKSPSGSGSTLEEEKDDLSNKIREVFNLARIVRFDGPAGGYVHHNAASGVLIEVDGGNAEVVKDIAMHTAAMRPAAVTKEELDPALVAKEREILTEAARQEGKPENILGKMVEGRMRNFYSERVLLEQPFVKDDKKTVGQLAKEAKLTIKRLVHWELGK from the coding sequence ATGCCTGAAATTACAGCCGCCGCGGTGAAATCGCTGCGCGAGAAGACGGATCTGCCGATGATGGACTGCAAGCAAGCGCTCGCCGCCTGTAATGGAGATGAGCAGGCCGCGATCGAGTATCTGCGAAAGCAGGGAAAAAAGTTCATGGGTGGACGCAGCGAGCGCGAGACTTCGGCTGGTCGAATCGCTCTGTACGCCGATATGTCGAAAGGCGTTGGCGCCATGATCGAACTGCGCTGCGAGAGCGCCCCGGTTGCCAATAACGAGGAGTTCGTCGCATTATCGAGCAACCTGGCGCGGCAACTTGCGATCGGTCCCGGTGCAAAAACGCCCGACGAGCTTTGGAAACAAAAATCTCCAAGCGGATCGGGAAGCACGCTGGAAGAGGAAAAAGACGATCTGTCGAACAAGATTCGTGAAGTGTTCAACTTGGCGCGAATTGTGCGATTCGACGGTCCAGCGGGTGGCTATGTCCATCACAACGCCGCGAGCGGCGTGCTGATCGAAGTCGATGGCGGGAATGCGGAAGTCGTCAAAGACATTGCCATGCACACGGCTGCCATGCGCCCCGCCGCCGTCACGAAGGAGGAATTGGATCCTGCGCTGGTGGCCAAAGAGCGAGAAATCTTGACGGAAGCTGCCCGCCAGGAAGGCAAGCCGGAGAACATTCTCGGCAAAATGGTCGAAGGCCGCATGCGGAACTTTTACAGCGAGCGGGTGCTGTTGGAACAGCCCTTCGTCAAGGACGATAAGAAAACGGTCGGTCAACTGGCCAAAGAAGCCAAGCTGACCATCAAGAGACTCGTTCACTGGGAACTCGGAAAGTAG
- a CDS encoding UMP kinase — MPTAAALEKPRRIVLKLSGESFCRAGERGISMGEVLHVAKQTIQASKRGVQIAIVIGGGNILRGAQFIAGTSGIQEATAHYMGMLATVINGLALQDGLESLGAETRLLTAIRMDGVAEPYIRRRARRHLEKGRIVILAAGTGSPFVTTDTAAAQRALELEADILIKATRVDGVYSDDPEKNPHALLYSELTYHQVREQNLRVMDPTAITQCMEHDMPILVFNYKHEGNIERAVCGERVGTMISSQRNEKVAK; from the coding sequence ATGCCTACCGCCGCTGCATTAGAGAAGCCGCGCCGCATCGTACTGAAGCTTTCGGGAGAAAGTTTTTGCCGCGCGGGTGAGCGCGGTATCAGCATGGGCGAAGTGCTGCACGTCGCCAAGCAGACGATTCAGGCTAGCAAGCGCGGCGTGCAAATTGCGATCGTCATCGGCGGCGGGAATATCTTGCGCGGCGCTCAATTCATCGCCGGCACCAGCGGCATTCAAGAGGCCACGGCCCACTATATGGGTATGTTGGCCACGGTCATCAATGGCTTGGCGCTGCAAGATGGATTGGAATCGCTCGGCGCGGAAACCCGCTTGCTGACCGCCATTCGAATGGATGGAGTCGCCGAGCCTTATATCCGTCGTCGCGCTCGCCGGCATCTGGAAAAAGGGCGAATTGTCATTTTGGCCGCGGGCACGGGGAGCCCCTTTGTCACGACCGACACCGCTGCCGCGCAGCGAGCCTTGGAGCTTGAGGCCGACATCTTGATCAAGGCGACCCGCGTAGACGGCGTCTACAGCGACGATCCGGAAAAAAACCCGCACGCACTTTTGTATAGCGAGCTTACCTATCATCAAGTGCGCGAGCAAAACCTGCGCGTGATGGACCCGACCGCGATCACTCAGTGCATGGAGCACGACATGCCGATTTTGGTGTTTAACTACAAGCATGAAGGCAACATCGAACGGGCAGTCTGCGGCGAGCGGGTGGGCACCATGATTTCGAGCCAGCGGAACGAAAAAGTGGCGAAGTAA
- the frr gene encoding ribosome recycling factor gives MSAEEILFDVEERMEKAVEVFKHALAGIRTGRPNPGLVDSLRVEAYGSLTPMKSLGQVGVQEMQIVIRPFDPGTIKDIEKAIRTSDLGFNPSNDGRVIRINVPPLSTDVRRKLVARIKELAEEARVSLRNVRRDGNKAADDAEKGKSLTEDACKKAKDDIQEFTKQYEAKVNDLAKAKETEVMEE, from the coding sequence ATGTCCGCCGAAGAAATTCTGTTCGATGTTGAAGAGCGGATGGAAAAAGCCGTCGAAGTGTTCAAACACGCCTTAGCCGGCATTCGCACGGGGCGGCCGAACCCTGGGCTGGTTGATTCGCTGCGGGTCGAGGCGTACGGGTCGCTGACGCCGATGAAATCGTTGGGCCAGGTCGGCGTGCAAGAAATGCAGATCGTCATCCGCCCCTTCGACCCCGGCACGATCAAGGACATCGAAAAAGCGATTCGCACCAGCGATCTCGGGTTTAACCCGTCGAACGACGGCCGCGTGATTCGCATCAATGTGCCACCACTGTCAACCGACGTTCGTCGCAAACTGGTCGCCCGCATCAAAGAACTGGCCGAAGAAGCCCGCGTTTCGCTCCGCAATGTGCGCCGCGATGGCAACAAAGCCGCCGACGATGCCGAAAAGGGCAAGTCTCTTACGGAAGATGCATGCAAAAAGGCGAAAGACGACATTCAAGAGTTCACCAAGCAATACGAGGCGAAAGTGAACGACCTAGCCAAGGCGAAGGAAACGGAAGTGATGGAGGAATAG
- a CDS encoding peptidylprolyl isomerase, with product MASRDGSPEVVTSGQIKRRLKVAVGALAVVAVCLVFRSIGGRERVGAQVPGDRNEAVATDNAPVPRQGGNQAPAQSGGTSSQQKIVAIVNAEEIHREQLAQEALAQFGKDVLEGLKTKYLISSYAKRVGVTVTSQEVDEEITRMSRKFAIPPDQWLKMIQDERGIKPERYAEDIIRPTLILRKLAANRIQPTENEIEEAYQTQFGPAVKARIIVLENLDEAKQVLAEAKQNPDGFGKLAKDKSRDPNSASLQGLIPPIRHGLGDPALEKVAFQLKEGEISPIVDVASQFVILKCEGRAQTRGAPPREQVRGRLEEFVRDKKLRTSAGELFQRLEKETEVLTIYKDPQMASKMPGIAASIGGQTITMRELAEACISRHGEEVLDVMINRRLLDQELKQRRISVHQQQLDAEIAHSALRAGKLTKNGKPDTDGWLKIVVGQQGIPLEKYIRDSVWPSAALKLLVADKVKVTEEDIERGYKANYGAKAQVRAIVLDSQRRAQDVWQQARDNPTVEFFGQLAEQFSMEPASKANSGRVPPIQQCGGQPELEKEAFALQPGEISAIVQVQDKFVILYLEKFSDPVKIKREEVQSLIAEDVYEKKLRYEMTKEFDRIKDQANIDNFLAGTTHSPERKMLGKRDGPNRGGSPQQLPASTPSVAGGQGPAAGGNIRAGYEAAAQPQRGPAAADPRAGTVRQR from the coding sequence ATGGCAAGCAGGGATGGCTCGCCTGAAGTTGTGACTTCAGGACAGATCAAGCGTCGCCTCAAAGTGGCGGTCGGCGCACTGGCAGTTGTCGCAGTATGTCTAGTTTTTCGATCCATTGGCGGACGCGAACGAGTAGGTGCGCAGGTTCCTGGTGACCGAAATGAAGCCGTGGCGACGGACAATGCGCCCGTGCCGCGACAGGGCGGCAATCAAGCGCCAGCGCAAAGCGGCGGCACATCGTCGCAGCAGAAAATCGTTGCGATCGTCAATGCGGAAGAAATCCACCGGGAGCAGCTTGCTCAAGAAGCACTCGCTCAATTCGGCAAGGACGTTCTCGAAGGCCTCAAGACAAAATACCTAATTTCGTCCTATGCGAAGCGCGTGGGAGTTACCGTAACGTCCCAAGAAGTGGATGAGGAAATCACGCGAATGTCGCGCAAGTTTGCCATTCCTCCCGATCAGTGGCTGAAAATGATTCAGGACGAACGGGGAATCAAGCCAGAGCGATATGCAGAAGATATTATTCGCCCAACGCTGATTCTACGAAAATTGGCTGCCAATCGGATCCAGCCGACGGAAAATGAGATTGAAGAAGCCTACCAAACCCAATTCGGCCCGGCGGTCAAAGCCCGCATTATCGTTCTCGAAAACCTCGACGAGGCCAAGCAGGTGCTTGCCGAGGCGAAACAGAATCCTGACGGCTTCGGCAAACTGGCCAAGGACAAGAGTCGCGACCCCAATAGCGCCAGTCTGCAAGGCCTGATTCCACCGATCCGTCACGGGTTAGGCGATCCGGCGCTCGAAAAAGTCGCCTTTCAATTGAAGGAAGGAGAAATTTCGCCGATTGTCGATGTCGCCAGCCAGTTCGTCATCTTGAAATGCGAAGGCCGCGCTCAAACCCGCGGCGCACCGCCGCGCGAACAGGTCCGCGGCCGACTGGAAGAGTTTGTTCGCGACAAGAAACTTCGCACTTCCGCGGGAGAGCTGTTCCAACGCTTGGAGAAAGAAACCGAAGTGCTGACGATCTACAAAGACCCGCAAATGGCGTCGAAAATGCCTGGCATTGCCGCTTCGATTGGCGGACAGACCATCACCATGCGCGAATTGGCCGAAGCATGCATTAGCCGTCATGGCGAAGAAGTGCTCGACGTGATGATCAATCGCAGGCTGCTGGATCAAGAACTGAAACAGCGGCGAATCAGCGTCCATCAGCAACAGCTCGACGCTGAAATCGCCCATTCTGCCCTGCGGGCCGGCAAGCTCACCAAGAACGGCAAGCCCGACACCGATGGATGGCTTAAAATTGTCGTTGGTCAACAAGGCATCCCGCTCGAAAAATATATCCGCGACTCCGTATGGCCCAGCGCAGCATTGAAGCTGCTGGTGGCTGACAAAGTTAAAGTCACGGAAGAGGACATCGAACGGGGTTATAAGGCCAATTATGGAGCAAAAGCGCAAGTGCGGGCTATCGTGCTCGATAGTCAGCGCCGCGCGCAAGACGTGTGGCAACAGGCGCGCGACAACCCGACCGTCGAATTTTTTGGCCAATTGGCGGAACAGTTTTCGATGGAGCCGGCCAGCAAAGCCAACTCCGGCCGCGTGCCGCCCATTCAACAATGTGGCGGGCAGCCCGAACTCGAAAAGGAGGCGTTTGCCCTTCAACCGGGCGAAATCTCCGCCATCGTGCAAGTGCAAGACAAATTCGTCATCTTGTACTTGGAGAAATTTTCCGACCCGGTGAAAATCAAGCGCGAAGAAGTCCAGAGTCTGATTGCCGAAGATGTTTACGAAAAAAAACTGCGCTACGAGATGACGAAGGAATTTGACCGTATTAAAGACCAAGCCAACATCGATAATTTCCTGGCCGGAACAACGCACTCGCCCGAAAGAAAAATGCTCGGCAAGCGCGATGGCCCGAATCGCGGCGGATCGCCGCAGCAATTGCCCGCTTCGACGCCATCGGTCGCTGGCGGCCAAGGCCCGGCGGCGGGTGGAAACATTCGAGCCGGCTATGAGGCGGCGGCCCAGCCTCAACGCGGCCCCGCGGCGGCGGATCCTCGCGCGGGTACTGTCCGGCAGCGATAA